In a genomic window of Scheffersomyces stipitis CBS 6054 chromosome 4, complete sequence:
- a CDS encoding nucleolar exit protein (go_component nucleus~go_function DNA binding~go_process regulation of transcription, DNA-dependent): MAKIKLQVLLVPSYFASVPTALVDPHLTKRFLHLADPTIELGNIDKDIDSRYRKLYPDESPLNIEKLQDNDNCDLDPEFRIQDVLTNGDVLRIVVRNIFHHNPSSISSNTGTPLMSKSFDVMQSTPLYPSEHLLLGDTTLPMTGGYASSNHFRPPQEFFETPHNNRLLLPPQHQQQQFQNQQLQQNQQFQQNQHNPQFPVVVAETPKLVVRKGRRRASSRADFDESNISLPPPESRPDRVVPTKRIDTTKSNSSISGRRITSGMLTMPHQHPESVDQDNLFGSATRDTLVPHSVTISDYEDEDVDDTEVPLVKKKGRPAKKKRGPKPKVVAPTHNMSDSDETLPQPKPKRRIGRPKGSKNRQPRTVDDTLSKSEMIEMIKSSMNDTGSTRERVVAPPQPIVKTPAQAAIIKSLEITMNDTPKSRKRTAKPVGRPPNKVTKPTSKRNSIVSPVTESKSKLLESKHFNSKDINNTGVSVQESINSNTDSHDVTGTNGESSHVNFANVSSLLEKSNGQESKSDIVVDSNEEEDIYVDTSSTLGRLYMKMKNFENRIRSHTSDVTGYPKKMSPEPNNDDNVINSAILNPTINLVMHMRNTVPNVPAAPPNRVTPSKPASTYTPKPGSRPRGRPPKNPRVTPIKKDTKVSKVEAAAAKRAPNTTIVASPVVGATAVSSSIPIGGEKTESIDSHASTSTSAAIPDALGTQTTEYSVIPNSNPHAGLESGVSQLHSNNNNSSNNTSNNNKATVEQVSNGILLENSRPSGSPPAAQVAAPRVSHPIPTSSFFSNSTPTTYNESEVIDSKVNTYGSPSTSATSTIATQPVEHKNGSTLSNLVHQGERDATVHNVDVAFSNNLGDVATNGTNSVGALQSVAVVESTNNVFIENSGSKVAESTTGSNFPEKILSAKVEETGSDKLGIDSKKRMNDSSSGESSDDGSSDSEAESKKKPRLVASIPSLLRRSQSPISAIVSTAKNIVADAAVVPQQAKTPAKAFPSFNDWVASKPPVGPGATAILNRSPSAFGPEKTTVRKPILSSLEDLATRGVPDVKESTTKESTHGTSATKKNVFEDDDDSDEDETSSDDDGSDDDFSDESGVNDGSEKFLSMKKAVARKNKAKKNLFSSLRR; the protein is encoded by the coding sequence ATGGCGaagatcaagttgcaaGTTTTGCTTGTGCCGTCGTACTTCGCCAGTGTGCCCACTGCGCTCGTGGACCCCCATTTGACCAAgaggtttcttcatctagCTGACCCTACCATTGAGTTGGGCAACATCGACAAGGATATCGATTCCCGTTATCGCAAACTTTACCCTGATGAAAGTCCCTTAAATATTGAGAAGCTTCAGGATAACGATAACTGTGATCTCGATCCCGAGTTCCGGATCCAAGATGTCTTGACCAACGGCGATGTGCTTCGGATCGTTGTTCGCAACATTTTCCACCATAACCCCTCGTCCATTTCCTCTAATACTGGAACGCCATTGATGTCCAAATCTTTTGACGTAATGCAAAGCACTCCATTGTATCCCTCGGAACATTTGTTGCTAGGAGACACCACTCTCCCGATGACTGGGGGTTATGCCTCTTCAAATCACTTCCGGCCACCACAAGAATTCTTCGAGACTCCTCATAACAATagacttcttctacctCCCCAAcatcagcaacaacaatttcagaatcaacagcttcaacaaaatcaacaatttcaacaaaatcaacatAATCCACAATTTCCTGTTGTTGTGGCTGAAACCCCTAAACTCGTAGTCCGTAAAGGTCGTAGAAGAGCTTCTTCACGCGCTGATTTTGATGAATCCAACATCTCGCTACCTCCTCCAGAGTCACGTCCTGATCGGGTTGTCCCCACGAAGCGGATCGACACCACAAAGTCTAACAGTTCTATTTCTGGAAGACGTATCACTCTGGGAATGTTGACGATGCCACACCAGCATCCAGAGTCTGTAGACCAAGACAATCTCTTTGGTTCGGCTACGAGGGATACATTAGTTCCTCATCTGGTGACGATTTCAGACtacgaagatgaagacgtCGACGATACGGAGGTGCCTTTGGTAAAGAAAAAGGGAAGACcagccaagaagaagcGTGGCCCCAAGCCTAAAGTAGTGGCTCCAACGCACAATATGAGCGACTCGGATGAGACGTTGCCCCAGCCCAAGCCGAAGAGACGTATAGGACGGCCCAAGGGCTCAAAGAACAGACAGCCTCGTACTGTAGATGACACTCTCTCGAAGCTGGAGATGATAGAAATGATCAAGAGCAGTATGAACGACACAGGCAGTACACGGGAGCGCGTGGTTGCTCCTCCTCAACCTATAGTTAAGACTCCGGCACAGGCTGCTATAATCAAAAGTCTAGAAATAACCATGAACGATACGCCAAAGTCTAGGAAAAGAACTGCTAAGCCTGTAGGAAGGCCTCCTAATAAAGTAACCAAGCCTACTTCCAAAAGAAACTCTATTGTATCGCCTGTGACTGAAAGCAAGTCAAAGCTTTTGGAATCTAAGCATTTCAATAGCAAAGATATTAATAATACAGGTGTTTCAGTACAAGAAAGCATTAACTCCAATACTGATAGTCACGATGTAACAGGAACAAATGGAGAGTCTTCGCACGTGAATTTTGCTAATGTTTCATCTCTTTTGGAGAAAAGCAACGGCCAGGAACTGAAGAGTGACATAGTCGTTGACtcaaatgaagaagaggataTTTATGTGGATACTTCTCTGACCTTGGGTCGATTGTAcatgaaaatgaagaacttTGAAAATAGAATAAGGCTGCATACTTCTGATGTCACCGGTTAtccaaagaaaatgtctcCGGAGCCCAATAATGATGATAATGTGATAAACTCGGCCATTTTGAATCCTACGATTAATCTCGTTATGCATATGAGAAATACGGTTCCAAACGTCCCTGCAGCTCCTCCAAATCGGGTTACTCCTTCGAAGCCAGCATCTACATATACTCCAAAACCAGGTTCGAGACCAAGAGGTAGACCTCCTAAGAATCCCAGAGTTACTCCTATTAAAAAGGATACCAAAGTTTCCAAGGTTGAAGCGGCTGCAGCCAAGAGAGCTCCTAATACCACGATAGTAGCTTCTCCAGTTGTTGGAGCTACGGCTGTCAGTAGCtcaattccaattggtGGCGAAAAAACGGAAAGCATTGATTCTCATGCTTccacttcaacttcagcagcaatACCTGATGCTTTAGGTACCCAAACCACAGAATACTCTGTTATCCCAAACCTGAACCCCCATGCTGGACTTGAGAGTGGAGTATCACAATTGCATAGcaataacaacaacagtagTAATAATACCAGTAACAATAATAAGGCTACAGTTGAGCAAGTTTCGAATGGGATTTTATTGGAGAATTCTCGCCCATCTGGTTCTCCACCTGCGGCACAAGTTGCGGCTCCACGAGTCTCACATCCcattccaacttcttcattcttttcaaatctgACTCCAACTACTTATAATGAATCAGAAGTCATAGATAGCAAAGTCAACACATATGGCTCTCCTTCAACATCTGCTACTTCGACTATTGCTACTCAGCCTGTAGAACACAAGAATGGAAGCACACTTTCTAACTTAGTGCACCAAGGTGAACGGGATGCAACTGTTCATAATGTTGACGTCGCATTCTCAAATAATTTGGGTGATGTCGCTACTAATGGTACAAACTCCGTTGGGGCCCTTCAGTCAGTTGCTGTTGTAGAATCAACTAATAATGTATTCATAGAAAACCTGGGACTGAAGGTAGCAGAGTCTACTACTGGTCTGAACTTTCCTGAAAAGATTTTGTCAGCtaaagttgaagaaacaggTTCCGATAAACTAGGAATTGACAGCAAAAAACGTATGAATGACTCGTCTTCCGGAGAATCGAGTGATGATGGCTCTTCTGATTCCGAAGCAGAATCTAAAAAGAAGCCACGTTTGGTAGCCTCAATTCCTTCTCTCTTACGTAGATCGCAATCGCCCATTTCGGCAATCGTATCTACTGCTAAGAATATTGTAGCTGATGCTGCTGTGGTCCCTCAACAAGCGAAGACGCCTGCTAAGGCATTCCCTAGTTTCAATGATTGGGTCGCTTCGAAACCACCAGTGGGACCAGGTGCCACTGCTATCTTGAATAGGTCGCCCTCTGCTTTTGGTCCGGAAAAGACGACTGTGAGAAAGCCTATCTTGTCGTCGTTGGAGGATTTGGCCACTCGGGGAGTTCCTGACGTGAAAGAATCGACAACTAAAGAAAGTACTCATGGAACTTCAGctacgaagaagaatgtgtttgaagatgacgatgattcagacgaagatgagACTAGCAGTGATGATGATGGCTCAGATGATGACTTCAGCGACGAAAGCGGAGTAAACGATGGATCTGAAAAGTTCCTTAGTATGAAGAAGGCTGTGGCCAGGAAAAACAaggccaagaagaacttgttcagcAGCTTGAGAAGAtag
- a CDS encoding predicted protein: protein LLIPSQLNTLLQTDKFVKYHFVSLGCDVVKLESYRRFKHLLSIGGGGIIKEVVFDLTSFIRKELTDSSSESSRKLKDFLTSNSTILNSEDALIFSDHHLALRNWLYIIFGYLASSYREQEVDRFLDKIIDMYLDSRSMRGLRARGASRIADSRDKQVLDLIKEYYENVAIRHDLLYPDSATPSVQVLTHDEKVFLPPLPKIHDKELLVKALMHKEYYRMLLTSTHPFAGKLTELGFDLDHRNYTSLKYELSFLDGLGDLFLAHESSKLIYELCRDGTMAVSNNTYHMLRTILATNTLLSKLTVAYNLHKGLDDAIIAYRLESDYLLNLHTGNLHPDMDANETRIYEEEFLGDYFESYMGALVIEQPDVAEAFIGDIYNRILLVITKVLPPDVSYRIWTTGILGRNLHHK, encoded by the exons TACTCCAGACCGACAAGTTCGTCAAGTACCACTTTGTGCTGTTGGGCTGTGATGTCGTCAAGCTCGAGTCCTACCGGAGGTTCAAGCACTTGTTGTCTATCGGAGGAGGAGGAATCATCAAGGAAGTAGTGTTCGACTTGACCTCGTTCATCCGCAAGGAATTGACCGACTCGTCGCTGGAATCGTCgagaaagttgaaggaCTTTTTGACTTCCAACTCCACCATATTGAACAGCGAGGATGCCTTGATCTTTTCCGACCACCACTTGGCCCTAAGAAACTGGTTGTATATCATCTTTGGCTACTTGGCTCTGTCGTATAGAGAACAAGAGGTGGACAGgttcttggacaagatcATCGACATGTACTTGGATTCCCGCAGCATGCGCGGATTGCGTGCTCGTGGTGCCCTGAGAATCGCTGATTCCAGAGACAAGCAGGTGCttgacttgatcaaggaatACTATGAAAACGTTGCCATACGACACGATTTGCTTTACCCAGATTCCGCAACTC ccctggttcaagttctt ACACATGACGAAAAGGTATTTCTTCCTCCATTGCCCAAGATCCATGACAAGGAGTTACTTGTCAAGGCTCTTATGCACAAAGAGTACTACAGAATGCTCTTGACCTCAACTCATCCCTTTGCTGGCAAATTGACTGAGTTGGGCTTCGATTTGGACCACAGAAACTACACCCTGTTGAAGTACGAGCTTTCGTTCTTGGATGGCTTGGGTGATCTCTTTCTTGCTCACGAGTCGTCCAAGCTAATCTACGAACTCTGTAGAGACGGGACAATGGCTGTCAGTAACAACACCTACCATATGTTGCGTACAATCTTGGCTACTAACACTTTATTGTCGAAGTTGACTGTGGCCTATAACCTTCATAAAGGTTTAGACGATGCTATAATAGCTTATAGATTGGAGTCCGACTATCTCTTGAACTTGCATACTGGTAACTTGCACCCAGATATGGATGCTAACGAGACTAGAATCTATGAAGAGGAATTCCTTGGAGACTACTTTGAGTCTTATATGGGAGCATTAGTCATTGAGCAGCCAGATGTAGCTGAAGCTTTCATAGGTGACATATACAACCGTATTTTGCTTGTGATAACCAAGGTACTCCCTCCGGATGTGTCCTACAGAATATGGACCACAGGAATCTTGGGGAGAAACTTGCATCACAAGTAA